TGTAAAACACAGAGAAAATTGAAGAGAATAGGAAAACTCTTATTGATTATTACTAGCTTCTGGTATGTAAAATTGGTTACAAAATAATTAGTACCTACTCTATATATACATTCTAAAACAGAGAGTTAGTTTCCCGTCTAAATAACTAACAAACAAACTTTCAACAATACAACCAATTAGAGTTTGAGACTTGTTTTCTTCAGTGCTTGACAGCTGTCATTGATTTCTTCTTTCTGTTACTTTCTTCTTCACCTTACACTTGCTACTATTATTCACTTCTTCAAGTTTAACAAAAGCTGAGAAAAAGGCAGGGCCATCCAATTCCAACCCCATACTCCAAACTCCAAAGAGCCTTCTGTGCACACTCATGATGCTTATAGAAAGGCCATCCATTCTCTTGCTAGTCTTAGCTTTTCTTTTAGTGCAGCCATGCATACTTCAGTTGTCCCAGTCTTCCAACAACTTTACAGATCAGTCAGCTCTCATTGCCTTCAAATCTAGTATCAGTTTTGGTCCAAACGATACTGTATTCGCAGCTAGTAACTGGTCCATCACAACAAACTTCTGTGACTGGTTTGGGGTCTCTTGCAGCAGACGTAGACAAAGAGTCACAGCCTTGAACCTTTCCAACGTGGGTCTCCAAGGCACCATTACACCTCATATTGCCAACCTCTCCTTCCTAGTCTCACTTGATCTTACTAACAACAGCTTCTATGGTGTTCTACCACATGAGATAAGTCATCTACACCGCTTGAGGGAACTTCGTTTGTCATACAACCTATTGGAAGGTAGTATCCCCCCAACTATAAATAATTGCCACAAGcttgaatttttatttcttataggAAACAATTTCAGTGGTGTCATACCAAAAGATTTGGGCATGTTACCAAAGCTTCGCGAATTACATCTTAGTGAAAATCATCTTATGGGTACAATTCCATCGCCCCTAGGCAATATTTCGTCACTAGAGATTTTGAATTTACAATTCAATAGCCTCACCGGTCCATTTCCTCTCATTATTTTTAACTTCTCTTTTCTAACGGTTCTTGCTACCACAGATAATCACTTCTCAGGAACCCTTCCAATGGATCTTTGCACCCATTGTCCTAATCTTAAAGGACTGTATATTTCCCTCAACGAATTCAGCGGTAAGCTCCCCTCACAGTTTAATAACAGCAGAGAGATTTCAGTCTTAAAGCTGTCAGACAATAAGTTTGAAGGAAGTATTACAGAAGGTTTTGGGAGTTTAGAAAAGCTTGAAGTGCTATTTCTTGGAAGTAATAACTTAACTGGAAATATACCCCCTATCATAAGCAACTTGTCAATGTTACAAGAGTTTTCCATTGCAAATAACCACATCAGAGGAAGCATTCCAAATGATATATGGAGTCTCCAAAATCTGATTAGATTGAATTTTGCTGAGAATAATCTCACAGGGAGAATAccccaaaatattttcaatgttACATCTCTAAAACATCTCATGTTGACCATAAATTCCCTCTCTGGAAATCTTCCATTAGATACTAGGATCTCTTGCCCTAATCTTGAAACTCTGTTTATTAATAGTAACAAAATTAGTGGTCCTCTCCCATCATATCTTTCAAATTGTTCCAACCTCATTGACATAGATTTTACTACAAACTTATTCTCTGGACCTATACCCAGAAGTCTtggaaatttaaaatatctcaaaacACTATATATGAGTCAGAATCAGCTAATAGAGAAGCCTGGAGATCAAGAACACAGTTTCCTTTCATCTTTGACTAATTGCAGATTTTTGGAGGAGCTACATATAGCTATCAATCCCTTGAATGTTGCAATTCCAGATGTCAttggaaaattttcagtttcacttaCAACTATTGTTGCATATCAAAGCCAAATAAAAGGCCAAATTCCAATAGGAATTGGTTCCTTGAAAAATTTGAACTTGCTTGATTTGAGCTATAACAATTTGTCTGGAAATATACCGTCAACATTAGGGGAATTGGAGGGGTTGCAAAGATTGCAtcttagagacaaaaatattgGTGGAAACATTCCACAAGAGCTTTGTCAGCTAAGGAAGTTGGGAAATTTACTTCTctcaaataacaaaatttctGGATCCATCCCAGATTGCATTGGAAACCTCAATCTTTTGCAGAGATTGAACCTGAATCACAACAAGCTAACATCACTAGTCCCACTGAATGTCTGGAGCCTTGAGAATTTATTGTTCTTAGATTTATCATCAAATTCCCTCGCCGGATCTTTGTCTCCAAATATGAAAAACTTGGTTGTTATTGTATTCATGGACTTGTCTCATAACCAAATTACTGGAAACATTCCCAGTGTCATTGGTGGCTTTGAAAGCCTAAGTTATCTAAACATGTCAAAGAACACATTCCAAGGAGACATTCCACAATCTTTTGGAAACTTGAAAGGATTAGATCAACTGGACCTCTCAAACAATAATCTTTTTGGTACAATTCCTAAGTCTATTGAGGAACTTCCATTTCTCAAGTTTTTGAATCTTTCCTTCAATAATTTATCGGGAGAGATTCCATCTGGTGGACCTTTTGCAAACTTCACAGCAGAATCATTTTTAGGTAACGAAGCACTTTGTGGAAATTCAACTTTTGGAGTTCCACCTTGCACAAGTCTGAGATCTCAAGGATCAAGGGTGAAACAACTTTTGCTTAAATATATTGTTCCTGCCATTGTATCAATAATAATCTTTGTAGCATTGGTCATTATGCTAAGAAGGCATCCACAATCTAACATGGAGGATCCAAGTTTACCTATCACATTGGTTCAATTGGATCATAGAATGGTATCTTTTCAAGAGATTTATCGTGGGACAAACAACTTTTCTGAAAGCAACTTGCTTGGAAGTGGAGGTTTTGGCTCTGTCTACAAAGGAATACTATTTGATGGGATCACTGTTGCTATCAAAGTTCTAAACCTACAATTAGAGGGTGCTTTCAAAAGTTTTGATGCTGAATGCAAGGTGTTAAAGGCAATCCGACACAGGAATCTAGTTAAAATTATTAGTACATGCTCCAACCCCGAGTTTAGAGCTTTAGTGCTATAGTACATGCCAAATGGTAGCCTTGAAAAGTGGTTATACTACCATCATTATCTTCTTAAAGATGTCTGATGCAATAAAATTAGAAgtcatcattctaccatcatttcgcaccctaatcggtatacacgtgtgaggacccctatacacggtgaccatccatagtCCGTGGAGATTGGGCTTCATGACTGCGcagacataccacttgcatgactctTCCACGCATTTCACAATAAGTTTTGTAGTATTTGACCTGCTGAtcaaaaaatgtttgttttccttAAGGGCACAAGTTCTTAATGCGTGCTGCACCTCCACTTTATTGGCAAAAGTCAACcatttgcacaaattcatcccctctctccaagtagatACAAATGGTATCTCAATAtgtgaaggatcaaccatattttcccaagtatttgcagaaAATGACAAGGCAGGAGgtgcgtaggcagggattgtgttcgtaatgttttggacactaataacattgtctgcatcaggttcactaccgtccaatgtctcattgtcatcaatgtccctctgAAGGTCCCTAAAGTCCATTTGTTCAATCATCTCTTCAAACTCATCTCTATCGacaaaatcttcaccgttaatggcagtagtctcatcaacatagtcttCATTAtcatcgtcgtcatcatcatcttcatcatcatcatcatgaacagtatcctctacatgtgtagaatactcatattgagcatccggaaCTATAACCTGTAAACTTGTGGTTGCTTGTTGGAATTCCTAGATACCAACTTCTGCACGCGActccaactgtatgtacaactcaatcATAGTCACTTCGGCTATTCTCTCCAACCTGTCAAACATCATGTTTACATGTTTGTCTGCTTTTATcgccatatacttgtaattaatcttcTCCTTGAAGATTTCAGttggcatacgataagtaatttgtaCATTGTTCAAAGCAGGATCCACACACAATTCTTTCATAACTGtcttcttcaattcatcaagggtcTTCAACCTACGATCAATATGGGTGAACTCCATGTGTATACCCGGCCCTGCAAATGGCAATCCCTGGTCCGCATTGGCGTTCTTAAGCGGATCATCGTAGTATAGGACTATATCAATTCCAATCATTGTGAACCTGTTCGAGTCAAGTTACTATGTTAgttaacaaaacaaagcaaGTCATCAACCTCACAtttaaaaattgtacaaatcattaataaaaaagtttataaattatagTTAACACCCAAGTTCAAAGACTAGATGATACTTTCTTCCCCTCTCAACTTGAAAAACTTAAGCAACAAACTTATTAGAGTACTACAGAATATATTGTTCAGAGTTAAgaataattaaagaaaacaaatagtATAACAATCAAATGGACAGAAAAAACAACAATGAAAGAAtaggaaatagaaaaaatttgaaTGGGTGTCAAATGATTAATCAAAAGttcacaaatttattattcaatttcaaaGACTAGACCATATTCTGTCTCCTCCCAACTTGGAAAACTTAACCCAGAAACCAATTGGAGTGGCACACAGTAGGAAGGACataaaatttttcacaactaaTGTTGACAAGAGACCTATTGTGATAATGTACGATAATACAATGTAGCAATAGTCGGTTTAAGTGAACGCGATGTTATTCcaatttacaacaaatcatGTCAATAGTTGGGAAGCGGACTTGCTATACATGCATTATATGTATCATTTGAGGCATAACAACCTTGAACAGTATTAGCCCTTATAATTCTTGCAACACCAGCACATAGATTCAAGGCTTAAACTGCAAAACTTCTTTAACTTAATATATACCAAAAATAGGCAAATCCCGAAAATAGGTTAAATTATCACTCAATTTCACGAAACAAAAACTTAACCCATTTCATGTATATTGTTCAGAGTTAGAGTAATtcatgaaaagagagagaataatcaaAAAATGGGTCAAACAAacaataatggaaaaaaaatgaaatttaacaatcaaaaaaTGGGTCAAACAAAGCaaagttatgttaactatctacaaaataaatagtcaaatcttttaacccacacccaacaacaaataatacccaacaaacaaacaaatacccaactacaatgaaACCCATACCTGATATATGGATTTGTTGAGAGGGAGGAGCAGTGAGAGAGGCAATGTGAGTGTGGGTGAGGCAGTGAGAGCAAAGTGAGTGTGGACTGATATGAGTGTGGGTGAGAGAGTTCACTTGAGTGTGGACTGATATGAGTGTGGGTGAGAGAGTTCTAAGTGAGGCTGAGTGggtgaggaagagagagttgtTCTGAGTGTGTTGCGTGTGTTGCGTGGGcgtgtatttaaaaaaatttgctcagctaaactcgagtctctaagactcgagatcttagtaatttttaattaaatttcgagtcttatagactcgaaaTCTATGTGTCAAAAATGTTTACTTCAAGAAAATCGAGtgtctaagactcgattttctgTTTGAAAGAACTTGAGTATTGAaaactcgagatctatgtggcgTTTTCTGTCCACCTCATCACTTACCAAACGGGCTTAACTCGAGTCTGTGAGACTCGAGTTTTACCCACATCTCGAGTTTCtgaaactcgagatgctagtttccttAAACCTTCTAAACCTACgttaacttattatatattttctccCTACTGACCTAGCCTGTAAATTCCCTCTTTTAAAAACACCCAAAACCtgttttcattttccatcaCCCACATCCatttttttgagtatttgaatcatgaaaaaaatgatccaaaactaaaccaaacaaaTGCTCACCCGTGGGACCCACTTGGTTTGGATGATGGAtcatgaaaattgagtgatatcactcagttttcatcctatccaaacaaactcttaacgatagggaccaaattaattgCAAATTAAAAATAGCAGAGACCAAGTTGACTACTACCAAAATACAGGGATCAAATTAACCGTAACCCCAAAATAtagagaccaaaatagtattttcgcCTACATTCTAAAAcatgaaaattacatggataaagCTAGATCTATGAACCATTGGTCTAAGATCAGAAGTCAAGTTACACAGTAAGAATGTGTTAGACACTCACCTTGTCCGATGGATTGATCTTCAAGAATGTAGCGGCCATGGATTCATGTCATGCAAtcaaaacatccaaacatgtCATAGAAATAAGAAAATAGCATGTTATTGTGTGAAAACAAATGGAAAGATTAGTGtttttggaagagagagagagttttaagcATGTGAGTTTATTTCACATACCCTAGGTAAATCTAGCATTTTCGAAGGTTCATCCCATATCATCAATCACAAACAACATAGTATATCATCTAAATTTCTAGGATCTAAACTACTCGGTTATAAGTTTATACCTTCATGCGATATTGGATTTCAAGGGTCGTTTTGAACATGCTTGAGGTTTAAATTGTGTGCAACATGTTCTTCCTTCAAGCCTAGAATTTGGGCATAGTGGTAGCAAATCATCGAATTAGGAAGCAATCTTTGATTTGGTTACTATTGAGAAGCTCATGAATTGATTGAAATGATTAGCAACCACCTTGGTGGCTTTCTCGAAGAACTTTCAAAGGATTTCAATGTGCTTTGTGAATGAAGGGGTCTCCTCAATTTATAGAAGGACTAGAAGGCCTTGGGGATAACTTGGGATAAGTTTGAAACCTtccctaatttaatttttccacATATGTGCAGATAGGACTGTGCAATATAagttggaattaaaaaaataattgcatgaaaaataaatttggcaGGAACTTGGACCCAAGTGCTGATCAGCACTTGATTTTGGCCTCTCCAATAGGCACTCAGCGCCCTTATCCAAGTGCTAATTCGGCACTTTGACCCAGTTTTCGCTTCTATTGTTAATTCAAGTTTTGACAAATATTTTTCTCTTGTGGATGAGcatttaaactaattttttactttaatcctaaattttatCCTCTTAAAGCATTAGCATTGGGGGTTGTAAACCCCCCCAAATTGCTATTTTATAACCCACAAACACTAAAACTCACCTTTACCCAAGCTTgtaaacctaaaaaattttacaactctTTTACAGTGATCTCTTACTTATAGAACTCATTGTTCATGTGTTCTAAACATAAATTCTTATAATTtattcaaatctctctctctctctctctctctctctctcttgaccTCTGTTGCTTCTCTCTCTTGGCAGAACAAAAATCTCTCTCTAGTAGgttgatgtaggacacaatttactatttaattattgtaatttattatttttggtatttttatgtaaaaaacgttattttaggtttaggtgatttatttccttgtttttaggtgcatttaatgctttttaggtcaaataatatggtaaggtatcaattaggagttattttagaagaTATTTTCTTATccgtcaagttttatggagcccttaaataggcccttaagtctgtaaacgtttttcatatattattgaataaaaatcagaaaatgtgaggctttactcttcttttggtttttcatgaactgtgaacttatcaaggattcttccttgtggcgttcaaactttataccttcggttcgtgattcattataatcattgaGTCAAGGTCTAttatttatacctttggttcgcatttcgattataaacgttggatcagggtttctatcaaaaatctgaattttaactttcttgggcaaatattccaatattgtttgttgggtctcaaagcgtgtcgattgagattcgcatcatttggtatcaaagcacaggttctaaaattagttttctatccctttatcttttgtttcctgttatcgtCCTATCTTcttcgttcttatttttttaacatgcactaggttaaaatcgtgaacccagcaccaaaaaaaaagtgaaaaaaaagagatggtaattattgagaacattgtggaagattcaattgaggtcaaatatgaggatgagtccacaactcacaatcctcaagtcttagttgatttgttgaagatgacaaTACAACATGTTGagtttcttggagtagaaaattttaattttattatcaaccatttgttgattgatgttgcaaataaattgaaagtagatgagaagaaattttctgctacactttatgaaggattcaagtttcacaaccggatcaagttattaaagcattcgaagtatttgtttatttggagcggaagatttcagatttcaaagatgaactcggggacgagtttgtttcaagtggaggggtctaatgtaggacacaatttactatttaattattgtaatttattatttttggtatttttatgtaaaaaacgttattttaggtttaggtgatttatttccttgtttttaggtgcatttaatgttttttaggtctaatttgattcctgatatggtaaggtattaattaggagttattttagaagaTATTTTCTTGTTCGTCAAGTTtgatggagcccttaaataggctcttaagtctgtaaacgtttttcatatattattgaataaaaatcagaaaaggtgaggttttgctcttcttttggttcttcatgaactgtgaacttatcaaggattcttccttgtggcgttcaaactttataccttcggtttgtgattcattataatcattgggtcaaggtctgttatttatacctttggttcgcgtttcgattataaacgttgggtcagggtttctatcaaaaatctgaattttagctttcttgggcaaatattccaatattttttgttgggtctcaaagcgtgtcgattgaggttcgcatcatagGTGGCGGCAGCTTTAAGGACAAAAGGTGAAGGCATGGTGGGTTTGAACTAGTGGTTATAGGTTTAAATAGGCTGGTTTCCGTAAGTTTCAATGGTTGTTGCtggggtttgtttgattttcgaTTGCTGGGGGTTTTATGGGTCATTTGGTTGACAAAGGTGGTGGTGGCAATAAGTTTGGTTTTGTGGATCATTTGATTGGGTTGTGGGTTTTATTGTGTGGTGGTGTTGCGTGGCTGTGGCGATGGTGGGTTTGATaagtgtgggtgtgggtgtggctgggtttgtgactgatgtggttgtggtggtgctGGTGTTAGGGGGTTGCTGTGGTGGTAATGGTGGGTTTCACTATAGGTTAGTTGTTGTGGCAGTGGATTTCTGTTGTGAGTCCGGTTCATGGTAGTGGTAGAgggttgttgtggtggtggggGTGGGTTTCACTATaggtttgtggtggtggtttgtTTCCTGTggtttgttttagtttttgttgctgggggttttgggtttgttcaCGGTGATGATGGTGGTAGTAggtggtttttgggttttatttggGTATTGATTCATAGTGGGTTTGCTACTTGGTTCTTGGTTCACGATG
This genomic stretch from Castanea sativa cultivar Marrone di Chiusa Pesio chromosome 1, ASM4071231v1 harbors:
- the LOC142622621 gene encoding uncharacterized protein LOC142622621, whose amino-acid sequence is MMLIERPSILLLVLAFLLVQPCILQLSQSSNNFTDQSALIAFKSSISFGPNDTVFAASNWSITTNFCDWFGVSCSRRRQRVTALNLSNVGLQGTITPHIANLSFLVSLDLTNNSFYGVLPHEISHLHRLRELRLSYNLLEGSIPPTINNCHKLEFLFLIGNNFSGVIPKDLGMLPKLRELHLSENHLMGTIPSPLGNISSLEILNLQFNSLTGPFPLIIFNFSFLTVLATTDNHFSGTLPMDLCTHCPNLKGLYISLNEFSGKLPSQFNNSREISVLKLSDNKFEGSITEGFGSLEKLEVLFLGSNNLTGNIPPIISNLSMLQEFSIANNHIRGSIPNDIWSLQNLIRLNFAENNLTGRIPQNIFNVTSLKHLMLTINSLSGNLPLDTRISCPNLETLFINSNKISGPLPSYLSNCSNLIDIDFTTNLFSGPIPRSLGNLKYLKTLYMSQNQLIEKPGDQEHSFLSSLTNCRFLEELHIAINPLNVAIPDVIGKFSVSLTTIVAYQSQIKGQIPIGIGSLKNLNLLDLSYNNLSGNIPSTLGELEGLQRLHLRDKNIGGNIPQELCQLRKLGNLLLSNNKISGSIPDCIGNLNLLQRLNLNHNKLTSLVPLNVWSLENLLFLDLSSNSLAGSLSPNMKNLVVIVFMDLSHNQITGNIPSVIGGFESLSYLNMSKNTFQGDIPQSFGNLKGLDQLDLSNNNLFGTIPKSIEELPFLKFLNLSFNNLSGEIPSGGPFANFTAESFLGNEALCGNSTFGVPPCTSLRSQGSRVKQLLLKYIVPAIVSIIIFVALVIMLRRHPQSNMEDPSLPITLVQLDHRMVSFQEIYRGTNNFSESNLLGSGGFGSVYKGILFDGITVAIKVLNLQLEGAFKSFDAECKVLKAIRHRNLVKIISTCSNPEFRALVL